In Maylandia zebra isolate NMK-2024a linkage group LG12, Mzebra_GT3a, whole genome shotgun sequence, a single genomic region encodes these proteins:
- the fgf17 gene encoding fibroblast growth factor 17 isoform X1, whose product MYGINQHCIYISFHFFVLWCQAQGENHPSPNFNQYVRTQGAVTDQLSRRQVRVYQLYSRTSGKHVQIHGKRVTATAEDGNLYARLFVETDTFGSRVRIRGAESGRYLCMNRKGKLVGKPNGRSKDCIFTEIVLENNYTAFQNAKYEGWYVAFTRKGRPMKASRTRENQREVHFIKRLHTGLPPFPNTDQSKPFEFIRFPSTRRAKRNRKIT is encoded by the exons ATGTATGGAATAAACCAACACTGTATTTACAT ATCGTTTCATTTTTTCGTGCTGTGGTGTCAGGCTCAG GGGGAGAATCACCCGTCTCCTAATTTTAACCAGTATGTGAGGACGCAGGGCGCAGTGACGGACCAGCTCAGCCGAAGACAGGTCAGAGTTTACCAGCTCTACAGTCGCACTAGCGGGAAACACGTCCAGATTCACGGCAAAAGGGTCACCGCCACCGCCGAGGATGGAAATCTGTACG CTCGCCTGTTTGTTGAGACAGACACCTTTGGCAGTCGAGTTAGGATAAGAGGTGCAGAAAGTGGGCGCTACCTCTGTATGAACCGGAAGGGGAAGCTTGTTGGAAAG CCAAATGGCCGGAGCAAAGATTGTATCTTCACTGAGATTGTACTGGAGAACAATTACACAGCCTTCCAGAATGCCAAGTATGAGGGCTGGTATGTGGCTTTCACCCGGAAAGGGAGGCCCATGAAAGCCTCCAGAACGAGGGAGAATCAGAGAGAGGTCCATTTCATCAAGAGGCTGCACACAGGATTACCTCCCTTCCCCAACACGGACCAAAGTAAACCATTTGAGTTCATCAGATTTCCGTCCACACGTAGAGCGAAGCggaacaggaaaatcacctaG
- the fgf17 gene encoding fibroblast growth factor 17 isoform X2, whose product MYGINQHCIYISFHFFVLWCQAQYVRTQGAVTDQLSRRQVRVYQLYSRTSGKHVQIHGKRVTATAEDGNLYARLFVETDTFGSRVRIRGAESGRYLCMNRKGKLVGKPNGRSKDCIFTEIVLENNYTAFQNAKYEGWYVAFTRKGRPMKASRTRENQREVHFIKRLHTGLPPFPNTDQSKPFEFIRFPSTRRAKRNRKIT is encoded by the exons ATGTATGGAATAAACCAACACTGTATTTACAT ATCGTTTCATTTTTTCGTGCTGTGGTGTCAGGCTCAG TATGTGAGGACGCAGGGCGCAGTGACGGACCAGCTCAGCCGAAGACAGGTCAGAGTTTACCAGCTCTACAGTCGCACTAGCGGGAAACACGTCCAGATTCACGGCAAAAGGGTCACCGCCACCGCCGAGGATGGAAATCTGTACG CTCGCCTGTTTGTTGAGACAGACACCTTTGGCAGTCGAGTTAGGATAAGAGGTGCAGAAAGTGGGCGCTACCTCTGTATGAACCGGAAGGGGAAGCTTGTTGGAAAG CCAAATGGCCGGAGCAAAGATTGTATCTTCACTGAGATTGTACTGGAGAACAATTACACAGCCTTCCAGAATGCCAAGTATGAGGGCTGGTATGTGGCTTTCACCCGGAAAGGGAGGCCCATGAAAGCCTCCAGAACGAGGGAGAATCAGAGAGAGGTCCATTTCATCAAGAGGCTGCACACAGGATTACCTCCCTTCCCCAACACGGACCAAAGTAAACCATTTGAGTTCATCAGATTTCCGTCCACACGTAGAGCGAAGCggaacaggaaaatcacctaG